The genomic window CGGCTGTCTGTCCGTGTCCGTCCGTccgtttcccccccccccccccgcgtcGGCCCCGCTGAGctcatggaaaaatgaaaagggcTCCGGGCGGGCTGGGCTATAAAAGGGCATCGCAGCGCCGTTCCCAGGGTGGGGAGGGCCCCGGGCaggcctccccccacccccctggGAGCCTACGGGCTGCCAAGGCCTGGCCCAgcgccccggacgcctgggcccccgccGCAGCAGGCTGGGGGCACTCGGGGTCCCCGGGGAGGGCCGCGGTGTCCCAAAGGCCGgagtgggggtggggggggacgaGGCCAGGCCCCGGCGAGGCCGCAGCGGGGGCCGGAAGCAGCGCCCGGCTTTCCCAGGCGCCAGGGCCTGGGAGCGGGGCCTGGCCGGGCCCGGGGCcagcggggggggaggggggaagggggaggggaacaTGCCAGCGACCCCCCTGGcacggggggaggggggcgcccggacgcctgggcccccatGATGGGGGGGGTTGGGCAGCtcggggttgggggggggcacCACCACATGGTgcagcgccgagcgcggcgggggcggggccccagcgaggggcggggccccagcgaggggcggggccccagcgaggggcggggccccagcgaggggcggggccccagcgaggggcggggccccagcgaggggcggggccccagcgaggggcggggccccagcgaggggcggggcctcgccggGCGTCAGAGCGCATGCGCGCTGGCTCGGCTCAATTCGGGTCCCCCCCCCTCGGCTAGGTTCGGCCTCGCTCGGCCCCGCTTggcccggctcggcgccggCATGGCGGGGCCGGGCCAGCCGGCGGGCGGGCACTGCTGCCCGGCGCGGTTGGCGGTGCCGAGCGTGCACCAGAGCCTGCGGGAGATGGACTTCGAGCGGGGTGCGGGGAGGAGGCGGGCCCGGGGAGAAGCGGGGCAGGGGAGGAGCGGGGCTGGAggctcggcacggcacggcacggctgGGGTGTggcggggcagcggggcggcggcgtGGGGCAGGGTGGTGGGGAGCGCGGACGGgaccgggggcggggggggggggaggtccGGTGCGGCCTTCACGCGTTGTCCCCGTGCCCGCAGGGATctgggcggcggcgcgggacgGGGACGAGCAccggctgctgcagctgctggagaggcGCAGGGAGCCCAGCGAGCCCGACCTGGCGGGCTACACGGCCCTGGTACGGCGGGTGGGCGAGGGGAGGGAGGACACGCGTGGGTgtcccctcacacacacacacacccctttcctctcctcccccagcaCTACGCCAGCCGCAATGGGCACCTGGGCGTCtgccggctgctgctgcagcgcGGGGCCCGCTGCAACGCCCGCACGCCCGGCGGCGCCACGGCCCTGCACCGCGCCAGCTACTGCGGCCACCTCGCTGTGGCCCGGCTGCTGCTGGCCCACGGCGCCGACCCCGCCATTGCAGACGACGACGGCCTCACCAGCCTGCACAAGGTGGGTGGTGGGACTGGGGGATGCCCGGCGACACCAGGGGCCTGCCGGAGCCgacccccgccccccccacctccccgtGCCGTGTCGCCCGCAGGCAGCTGAGCGTGGCCACCGCGACCTCTgcgccctgctgctgcagcacagcccagcGCTGGCGGGCGCGCGCGACGCCAAGGGCCGGCGGCCCTGCGACGTGGCCAAGCCCGAGCTCCGGGATCTGCTGGACACGTGACGGGGGGTGCCACCGCAGCTGGAAAACCCGGAGCCACCGTGCTGCAGCGTGTTGGGTGCCGCGTGCCGTGGGGACGCCCGCCGCCACCGTGCCCTGGGGACGTTGGGTCACGCAGGACCCCGGCTCTGCCGGAAAACAAGTCCCCAGCACCTCAAACCTTGCGTCTGCCTCTCTGTCCCCTGCCCCTGGCAGGGGCACGTGGTCACCCAGAGCCAGTGCTGGCCCTGCGGCTCTGTCTGACCTGAGGCCCCAGAGCCTGTGCTGGGCTCCTGGTGCTGTGGGGAGGGGATCAgtgctggggagggggcaggcTTGCCGTGCTGCCCTGCACCCCATCCTCCCTGGCCGGAGCTAACACCATCCTGCTACTGCCTCAAGCCGCAAACTGGGCAAGCTGCGGGCAGAGCCGAGCCTGGGGCAGCTCGGCGCGTTAGCTGTAAGCGAGCCCAGGGACGTTTTGGGTGAGGTGGGGCCAGCGGCAACGCGGCAGGAACCGTTATAAAAGATtcggggctgcagggagcgaGCGTTACGGCTCCTTCGCTACGCTGTCGGACGGGACTGCTCTGAGAGCGGAGGCGCAGGCCTCCACCCCTCCAGCAcgatttattttcttcacagaaaaaaaaaataggaactGGGCAAAGACCTGTTTCCTTCACGGAGGAGAGCCTGCGGGCCTGGGGGAGTGCGGCTGGGGTGCTGTGCcagcgcggggcgccgccggccagCCAGGCGCTGGCCGAGACACACTTGTAACCGCTCGGGAGAGCGTCTGGCCGCAGCGCCCGGGGGCCTCGGACGCTTAACGCGGCCCGTAGTAACCCCGAGCTCCGCGTTAAACGCCGCGCTGAGCGGCGCCGAGCTCGCAGGCCGGTGAAGCGCGGCTACAGGGCGCAAACGCAACGCGCGTTTACCtcagccgcccgccgcgcggcgcccgcccgcacCGCCTCTCGCCTctccccctcccgccgccgccgccgccaatCGGTggccgccgccctcccgccccgccccgtcGCCGCCAATCGGCGGCCTCCCCGCCTCACGCTCCTGAGCCAATCGGCGACCGCCGCGCTCGAAACGCCCCGCCGCCAATCAGGCCACCCCTCCCCCGAGGGCGCGTCCCGCGGCCAATCGGCGGCCGCCTCtcccccggcggggcggggcctgggcgccGCAGGACGCTGTAAACAACacggcggcggtgggggggggggggggaagatttAAAGGGGCCGCGCAGAGAGGCCGGGCCGTAGcaatggcgggggggggggcagaagaCACACGTAGGGTCGGCGAAGCACTGAGCAGGCCGAGATACAGATATAGACTTTTTATTACCCCattggaaaagggaaaaataaaataaaataaaataaattccataTTTGGTTGAGCAAAGATGGGGTTGGGGGGGGCAGGGGCGCCGGCCCCACCGCCGTCCTCCCGCCGCGGGGAGgaccccgccgcggccgccccgtcccCCGAAACGCGCACGTCGGACCTGACGCAAAATAAATAGTAGCTACCTGCCACCTCGGACGTGGCCCCCCGGGGGCCtgcggccggccccgctcccgcttTGCATAGAAAGAAGATTTAAtaaaaagggctttttttttctctctcattttttttccatcgtgggtttattattatttctagcGTCTCCCCCGCCGAGGCTCTAGGACCTGATAGTCGAGACAcgattaacaaaaataattaaccTTCTCCCAATAACTTACAGAGTCACCCAGGGACCTTgtgctttgggggggggggttggggggagcCTGCCCTGTGCCCCTCGGGCCCGGCTCCGGAGATGaggccggaggaggaggaaggccgGGGAGGAAGCACATCCTgctggggtgtgggggggggaaggcggcCGCCCAGCCTCCCCCCTGCCCCGTCCCGCTGTGGTCCGCGGGGGGGGGACGGAcacggggagggggaggaatgGGGTCCCCtcgctcccctctccccccccaaaaaaaaccgTACAACTTTGGTCGCTAGCTTGGTGCCGGCTCCCGGGGGggctcccccacccccaaacccGCTGCTCCCAGCGGGGATCCGAGCCCACCGCCCCGGCCAGCACTCCCTGAGACAGCCCTGCCGTCCCGTcccgttccccccccccacaccgGCCGCCAGCTCCGGCACCGCTGCAATCCGCCGGGCAAACCTGCGGCGGCACCTTCCCGCTCCCCGGGCGTTTCCCGCGCTCGTGTCGCGCACGGATGGCAGCAGCGAGGCGAGGAGGCCGCCGAGACACCCGGGTGCTGAGCGGGGAAAAAGCAACTTTCCGAGCCGGGCAGGACAGCCGAGGGACTTCCAGCGTTGCGGGCGACTCCGCCGCGGTCTTCTTCGCAGGGGCACGGCGAAAGCGGAGTCGAAGCAGAGCCGGGACGCCGCGGAGGGTCACGTCTCGGAGAAGGGCCAGTTCGGTTGCGGCCTGCCGGCATTCCCGCTGCAGCCTCCTCCGTGCATCCCAGCAGGAAAACTTGGCGCCAGCGGGGATTCCTCGGATTCGTCCAACCGCTGCCCCGCGGGCACAGCGGTGCCCTCCGCGTGCGGCCGCGTCGAGGCTGCTCTCGGCGCGCGAAGTCTCCCCGAAGGGCAGCGCTCCGCAGCCGCGTTCCCCTGGGGCCAGCGGGACGGGAGAGGACGTGGCAGCAAGGTGGCACAAGCAGGGGCCTCCTCCCAGGAGCGCGCGACGGGAGCCGTCCGGATTCCCAGGAGAGGGACGAGAGCAGAACGAGCTCCGGCATCTCCACCAGCCGAAGCGGAAAACACTGCCGTcgcgccgcggagcc from Rhea pennata isolate bPtePen1 chromosome 28, bPtePen1.pri, whole genome shotgun sequence includes these protein-coding regions:
- the ANKRD39 gene encoding ankyrin repeat domain-containing protein 39, whose translation is MAGPGQPAGGHCCPARLAVPSVHQSLREMDFERGIWAAARDGDEHRLLQLLERRREPSEPDLAGYTALHYASRNGHLGVCRLLLQRGARCNARTPGGATALHRASYCGHLAVARLLLAHGADPAIADDDGLTSLHKAAERGHRDLCALLLQHSPALAGARDAKGRRPCDVAKPELRDLLDT